TGAGGACGACGGTGCCGTCGGGCAGGTCGCGCAGGGTGCGGGCCAGTTCGGTGCGGGCGGCCGCTCCCGGGCGGGGCCAGCTGCCGGGCACCGCGTGCCGCTCGACCTGCCAGCCGAAGCCGGGCAGGTCCAGGCAGACCCGCCGGTCGTAGGCGTTGCCGCCGCTCGGTGCGGTCGGGTCGTCCACGCCGCCCGGCATCACGAAGTGCACGGAGCGCAGGGACATCGGGATGATCTCGGCCTTCTTGAGGGCGGAGTGCTGCACGGGCACGTAGTCCAGCGTGGCCGCCCGCCCGGTGGTCAGGTCGGTCACAGGGCACGCTCGTAACTCGCCCAGGCGACATGCGACTCGTGCAGGGTGACGGTCAGGCCCGCGAGGCCCTTGGCCCCCTCGCCGAGGGCGCCCTTCTCGATGCGCTCGGCGAGCCGGTCCGCGATGACCTTCGCCAGGAACTCCGTTGAAGTGTTGATCCCGGCGAAGTCGGGTTCGTTGTCGAGGTTTCTGTAGTTCAGCTCGCTGACGACGGCACCGAGTTCCTGGGTGGCCAGTCCGATGTCGACGACGATGTTGTCGTCGTCCAGCTGTTCGCGCCGGAACGTGGCGTCCACCAGGAACGTCGCTCCGTGCAGTCGCTGCGCGGGGCCGAAGACCTCGCCGCGGAAGCTGTGGGCGATCATGATGTGATCGCGGACGGTGATGCTGAACAACGGACGACCCTCCAGGTGCGGCGCGTCTGGTCCCCCGGCTGATCCCTGCCGGTGGATGCCGTGTAGTACGGCTCCCCGCTTCCCCGTGTTCAGCCGGATCTCACTCTTTTCTCAGGTCAGGCGCTCTTGCCGTACCTCACGAGGTGACAGAGGGCCGCAATCTCCCCACTGGCCAGCGCGGGCATCACCTCCGGCAGTTCTTCGAACGCGCTTTCCCCCGTGATGAGGGA
Above is a window of Streptomyces griseorubiginosus DNA encoding:
- a CDS encoding 6-pyruvoyl trahydropterin synthase family protein yields the protein MFSITVRDHIMIAHSFRGEVFGPAQRLHGATFLVDATFRREQLDDDNIVVDIGLATQELGAVVSELNYRNLDNEPDFAGINTSTEFLAKVIADRLAERIEKGALGEGAKGLAGLTVTLHESHVAWASYERAL